From one Drosophila subpulchrella strain 33 F10 #4 breed RU33 chromosome 3L, RU_Dsub_v1.1 Primary Assembly, whole genome shotgun sequence genomic stretch:
- the LOC119555147 gene encoding cuticle protein 63-like: MLKYAVVILAIVACVAAKPGLLGAPLAYTAPLAYSAPLAFAAPAPVVTATSSQVITRNYNGIADAPVIAPVAAPVVAKYAAAPLAYSSPLAYTSSLAYSAFPAAAPVLL; encoded by the exons ATGTTAAAATAC GCTGTTGTCATCCTGGCCATCGTCGCCTGCGTTGCTGCCAAGCCCGGACTCCTGGGTGCTCCTCTGGCCTACACTGCTCCCCTGGCCTACTCTGCTCCCCTGGCCtttgctgctcctgctccagTCGTGACCGCCACCAGCAGCCAGGTGATCACCAGGAACTACAATGGAATCGCCGATGCTCCAGTGATTGCTCCCGTGGCTGCTCCAGTGGTCGCCAAGTACGCAGCTGCTCCTCTGGCTTATTCCTCCCCTTTGGCCTACACTTCTTCGCTGGCCTATAGTGCGTTTCCGGCTGCCGCTCCAGTTCTGCTGTAA
- the LOC119555143 gene encoding cuticle protein 38-like, protein MFKYAVVILAIVACVAAKPGLLGAPLAYTAPLAYSAPLAYSAPLAFAAPAPVVTATSSQVIARNYNGIAAAPVIAPVAAPVVAKYAAAPLAAPLAYSSPLAYSSPLAYSTPLSYAAAHAPLFI, encoded by the exons ATGTTCAAATAC GCCGTTGTCATCCTTGCCATCGTTGCCTGCGTTGCTGCCAAGCCCGGACTCCTGGGTGCTCCTCTGGCCTACACTGCTCCCCTGGCCTACTCTGCTCCCCTGGCCTACTCTGCTCCCCTGGCCTTTGCTGCCCCTGCTCCAGTCGTGACCGCCACCAGCAGCCAGGTGATCGCCAGAAACTACAATGGAATCGCCGCTGCTCCAGTGATTGCTCCCGTGGCTGCTCCAGTGGTCGCCAAGTACGCAGCTGCTCCTCTGGCTGCTCCTTTGGCCTATTCCTCCCCCTTGGCTTACTCCTCTCCCTTAGCTTATTCCACCCCCCTTAGCTACGCCGCTGCTCACGCACCTCtgtttatataa
- the LOC119555144 gene encoding cuticle protein 38-like isoform X2: MFKSAVVFLAIVACVAAKPGLLGAPLAYTAPLAFAAPAPVVTATSSQVIARNYNGIAAAPVIAPVAAPVVAKYAAAPLAAPLAYSSPLAYSSPLAYSTPLSYAAAHAPLFI, from the exons ATGTTCAAATCC GCTGTTGTCTTCCTTGCCATCGTTGCCTGCGTTGCTGCCAAGCCCGGACTCCTGGGTGCTCCTCTGGCCTACACTGCTCCCCTGGCCtttgctgctcctgctccagTCGTGACCGCCACCAGCAGCCAGGTGATCGCCAGGAACTACAATGGAATCGCCGCTGCTCCAGTGATTGCTCCCGTGGCTGCTCCAGTGGTCGCCAAGTACGCAGCTGCTCCTCTGGCTGCTCCTTTGGCCTATTCCTCCCCCTTGGCTTACTCCTCTCCCTTAGCGTATTCCACCCCCCTTAGCTACGCCGCTGCTCACGCACCTCTGTTTATCTAA